The sequence below is a genomic window from Echeneis naucrates chromosome 13, fEcheNa1.1, whole genome shotgun sequence.
GCATTGACGACGTCTCTGGTGTTGTCCTACAGAGTGGGTCACCAGAATCGTCTTTGCAGAAACTCAATAATGCGTTGGATCCCAGGATGGCAGGTGAGCTTGGAGTTGTGGGCCCATTGCAGAACCTCTGACCTCAGTTCCTGAAGGCCGAACAGCTGATGCTGGGGACTGGAACTGGGTCCCGGCTGGTCCTGCAGGGCGAACCGTTCCTCCATTTGCCAGGTGAGTGAGGCCATCAGGCAGGAACTGGGAAGGATGGTGTCCATTCCCCCAGTGTTCTCTTCCTCGACCAGGAACTGGCATGACAGAGCGTCGGGCTTGACATTATGGCAGCCTGGACGGTACGAGAGTGAAAAGTTAAACCTGGTGGAAAGACAGCCCACCTGGCCTGTCGAGAGTTAAGTCTCTTTGCTGAGCGAATTTATTCCACGTTTTTATGATCTGTCCAAACAAGGAAAGGGGACTTGGTCACCTCCAGCCAGTGGCACCATTCTTCCAGCACCAGTTTCACAGCCGACAGTTCTTGGTTCCTGATCTCGTAATTCCTCTCTGCTGGGGACACACGCCTGGAGAAGAAAGCACGGGTGAAGCTTCTGGTCCTCAGCAGAGCGTTGGGAAAGGACGGCACCCACCCCTACATCCAAAGCATCCACCTCCACAACGAACTGTCTCTCGGGGTCGGGAACCAGGAGAATGGGGGCTGAGCTGAACCGTCCCATCATATGTTGAAGCGCTTCCTGTGAAGCTTGAGACCACCGAAAGGTTACCTTGGAGGAGGTGAGGGTGGTGAGCAGTGCAGCCACAGTGTATCCCCGGATGAATGTTTGGTAAAAATTGGCAAACCCCAGAAAGCGTTTGGGGACGGGCCAGGAGACGACAGCAGAGACCTTGGCGGGGTCCATCTCCATGCAgttcaggaaaattaaatatcCCAGGAAAGAAACAGAGGGGACATGGAACTCGTGCTTTTCTGCcttgacaaacaggaagttcgTCTCCCTTGCAAATCTGGACCAAATGATAGGCATTGTGGAGATCCAGCTTGGTGTAGATGTTGGCCCCCTGCAGTAACTCGAAAGCTGAGGAAACAGACTGTCTCTTGGTGGTTGCCGGACAGGAGCATGGGAATAGCTTTGGTCTGATGGGTGACAGTCCCCAGGAGGTGTACTGCCTGGCACTGGATGAGACGGGGGAACCTGATTGATGCTGCTGATAGGCGAGTTCCTCATCAATCAGGTGATGCCCGGCGGTAGCACAGGAGCCGGAGTCAGAGTCGTGTCGGAGGGGTTGGGGCTGCAGCGGCTGCAGCTTGTTGAGTCATGACGGTAGCCATCTGTTGAACCTGGACGGCTAGCAAGGTTAGCGCCTGCTCCAGCCCTGAAGCTGTGCCTTGTGCTGCTGGAGCATGTCCTCTACTCGAGCTAGGCGAGAGGTTGGAGAGGAGGTGTCTGCTGGGTCCATGTCTGGCCACATTTTTACTGACACTGGGGTGATTAGGACCCAAAAGCACCTCAGACCCAGGCCCCCAGTTCGTGTCAGAGCTGTGGTCAGCACTTGCGCAATCATTTGGTGTGCAAGTGCACCGCACTACCGCATGCCACCCTCAGGCCAATGGTTTGTGTGAGTGATATCACTGGTTGCTGGAGGCAGCGCTGCGTGCTTCGCTCTCAGATGGTAACTGGGTGGACCGTTTACCTTGGGTTATGCTCAGATTGCATTTGGCACCCAAGGAGGACCTTGATGCTTCGCCTGCTGAGCTGGTTCTTGGCCAGCCACTCCTCATCCCTGGGGAATTTTCACCTGGGGGCTCTGTTCCTCGGCCTCGCCCAGCCATTTATCCTATTTTAGTCAGACAGCACTCGTGTACTTGGCCTCATTCACCACTGTTTTCCGCAGTCGTTTGTGCCTGCAGAGCTCATGTCGGCTCGGTTTGTTTTAGTAAGACACGATGCTCACCGCTTGCCCCTTCAACCCCCATAAGATGGCCCTTTTCGGGTTCTTGAGACGGATTCTAAGAGTTTTGTGCTGAATATGGGTGGGCGAAGGGAGCGTGTTACACTTGATAGCCTTAAACCAGCACACTCAGGAGTCCCCTCTTGGTATTTGAGGTAGGGGGCTGTGTCATGGACACCAGGGGCTCAAGAGTAaagttgttcctgtttcagttggTGGAGGATTAAATAAGTTAAAGCTCTCCtggtttttcctcctcctgccacaatattttcaatacaGAACGAGTAGATAAGATTCGATTCTACTGTTAACATCAGTTGATGTAGATGTAGACATTAatcatatattataaaataaaggaGCCAATTCTATACAAGTAACATTCTTAcagtattttcaaatatgtaGAAGACCACATATCCCCAAGCATTGTTGCTGTATAGcactggcaaaaataaaattcaaaaagaaTAACTAAATCAcgtcaatatatttatttttgatccCATTGCAACGACTCTACAATCGATTCATCTATGGATTCATGGCTGATTCGTATCGATTCAGGAGGCTGCTACCAACGCAACCGTATCTCTCACGTGTCAAACCAAATATCCGGTCTTATTTTCTTTATCGTTCACGACCATAGTAAATATTGATTATATGTCATCTccggccattcagtgggatcatttctccattaAAATGAGGGCAAACAGAAGGGTCAATGAGAGATACCTACATATGTGagattttcattgtgtttcattgttttaagcAAACTACTGAACAGTGTAATTTAAATTGTAccaattgttttcccctccggtggaCGTGGATTTTGGAGAATGACGCGTtgcgctctgtcctatcacaggacgccctgaggaggattttccttcagcccgagcAAGATATTGACTCGTATTACTCATATGGTACTTGTActcgtcaaaattgctatatctgtACCGGATACTTGTTTCAACCAAGTATCTGGCTCAAATATTAAATTGCGGAAAGGtatgaacattttaatcatATACCTTTTTTCccctattattgttattaattttttttttctctctctccctctctctttctctcctcaacCCACACGACTATTTTAGCcccaatcctaaccttaaccaatTTCTTCCCCCCTTCTCCCCTTAAGCATTTTATAGGCCACCTGtgccagagcagctcagataAACAATGAGCTTCTTGTCCCCAAATTCAACCTAAGataataatatttcaaacatAAAGTTTTTTTGAACGTTTAAGAGCTGTATTCTAATACTCCTTAGTAATAGCCAGGTAACATATCagccctttatttatttacttattttcatGGACAAGGAAGCCTAACAAGGTAACCAAGAGGTAAGAAACGAATTGGATGATCAACAATTGTTTTTAGGGTTTTATGACTGATTATAGAAACAGAAAGCTAACAAAGTTAGCACGTTCATCCCGAGAGTCCCTgatctcttgtctctctcactctctccatcaCTGGCTGGCCACACTGatcctcatgtttttgttgtttgtttgtttggatagtTTTTTCTCTTAGTTCATATGTTAATaggtatgttttcttttgtgtaaataACATGATGGAATCTTGTGAGCTGATGGAAGAATGTGTATGAAGAGGCAcagatgattttaatgaaagcatTTATTGAAGATTGATTAGTCAAGAAAATATGTGAGCAGTAAGGGAAACCAGGGACAAAAATTCCCTGAATCAGAAACAAACTAGAACACaaattttgcacaaaaacattttcaccagttttcaccaaaagtgtttttccagatttattttttggatgctGTCCTGAGATCAAATGTCGACAGTAGGAACCCAAACAAGTATTACAGAGTCACTGTTTTGTTGGCTAACAACATAAGACATCCCTGAACCAACTAGTCAGTGACTTTCAGTGGAATTCTCTCTCttattatttcattctttcattttgacaacatatatcatgaacatcatcacaacaagtcattcatttttttcctcgcACCATTTGATCACCAAATATCACACCATAGCTGTAAGAAGTCATTGTTTACTCCACCAACTGCTTGCCAATATCTTCAGaggaatttttttcacctgacTGTGATGCACAAGAAGTCTGTCACATCAAAGAAGAGAGGCCCAAAgtaagataaatgttaaaatgcaggtACTCATCCATTTTGACTGATACTGtggttttgttaaagaaaacctAGAGGCCCACTGGCTCATTGTTTTTGAGGACCAGCTCATTAAGATCAGATCGACATGCTCTGACTcggacacacactgactttgatttatcaaatcagatttcCTTTATACAACCCAAAGGAGAGATAACTTttcagtgcatgaaagaaaatctcatctctgaggccataaatgagaggGCTCAGACATCTTGGTGTAAGATAAAATACTATATAGTTGAAGTATCTCacataataaaatacaacaaaatcaatatgaaacaatgcaGCTTCTATGaagggacaccacagctggatgagacagagcagcagctggaaaccatgaagagccactgtcctgagccctttccttgatgactgcttatcctctcctgatgcagctttggccactttcattattttaacatagcaaaaaacaagtatgatgcacataatgaaaaactgtaattgataTATAGCTGCCTTCAGATGGTGCTGCCATAAAgtaatcataaatatttccactgaacaTAACTGATATTGGGTGTAAAATtttagggatgcagatccaaagaaagtggagaaaataaaaatagagggcacagagctgagagcatgaatgatgaggatacagttaatagtattacgtgtggagcagagctctccatgatgcagcggcatacaaacagccacataacgctccagagtcattgctgtcagagtcactggtgtaaCAGTAGTATACACAATTATCACAACacagataatgacacacaaccaaacatgaATGGGGATATTAAACTGGGTCAAAATAGCAAGGACATCAGAAAGGAATAACACCAAACTATCAGAtagtaatgtaacagcaaataagatgtagcgtgttgttgtgtagaaacactctttttgaaaaaaggttatgatgagcaacaagttgatgaacagaaatattataAGCAGGAGCTGGACAGTAATCATATTATCCTTCATCGATACATGCATGAGTTCATTACCAACCAGTGAATTGTTATCAGCCATAAGTGTGTTTTCTCACCAAACGTAGAGTTTtagccacaacaaaatgtcCTTTAAGAGTCAGTATTCCTTCAAGTGTTTCcttgtaaaaaaatgtaaaaagttacatttcatcagtttatcaaatcCTACATGCTGTCTCAGGCAGAGCTGTTGTCttctgatgtgtgtccatccttCTGAGAGAGGGCTGTGCACAAGGCTTTAAAGTCTAGAGCatccaaaaataacttcaaatgaaaGTTCACCCACCAGTATTGTCATCGTCTCTTAGATCCTGCGTGTTGATTGGCTGGTTACAGTTTGATGGACAAATTACTGCAAACTTTAAAGTGAGCCGATTTTCcttgaactttatttaaaatgtaagtaaaattattattattgttattaatgggaaggcagctgcatgttttgcatgcagaggccaaACCCCAGTTGCAGGGCGAACCAGTGGAATGCTTGTGCTGTAGTAATGGAGAGGGTGTGACAGGAATGGCAGCCAATGTAAAAACTGAGGCCATCAGTCATGAAAGACACTGAGCTGACTTTTTGTGGCGACCCCAAACAGGGAAACGCTGAAAGAACAAGCGACAAACGTATACATActgtatttttcgcactatatGACGGACTTAAATCCttcaattttctcaaaaatcggcagtgcaccttatgtatgaaatcttgctgtgcttactgacctcgaacaAATTTTATGCGGCACACTGCGctaaaaaatctgtcaaaatgttttagtgtgaCTTTGGTGAGCGATGAAGcggattgtcggagcattcccagctggcACAGGGACGTCGTGTTAAcattggtccttggttggatatgggttaCAAAGTCAGACAATGTTAGATAACTAATAATAtagtgctggcaaccaaccaccatccaacatttagtcaaagTAACCTTCCGATCATTAGACGTCAGGCCAACGTTgggtttttaacgtaaacccaattttcaaatccagatAATAATctaattataatcaaatgttttacaacgttgttccaacgtcacactaacttcagctGTTTGCTCCAgctggcaacgataaaccaatcagagaacagtatgcagtacgcttacctccgccactttttgtaatactggTACAtactgtgctttgctttatataagttttatcatgcgccttatgtcTGAAGTTAGACTCCTTCATTGATATTGAGCCTTATGATGCGGTGCACCTTATGGTCTGCAAAATATGGTATATCTATGTTatgccctgcgatggactggtgacctgtccagggtgtactccgccctcacccagtgtgagtttgGATTGGCTCCTCAATTGCAATATAAAACTGGGTAAAGATGACAAGAATATCAGACATGAATAGTAAGAAACTATCTGATATGAATGTAAGAGCAAATTAAATATAACATGTAATTGTGCTAGATGCTTTGGGAGGCAGGTCTTGGATGTAGTCATTAATCTGCTTGTAGAGGGGCTTGGACCCTCCCCATTATCAAGCAGAGATCCCTGATGTTGTGACCAGATAATATGAGTGAGTCACAAACAACACGTGGCCAGAGACAGGGCGCAACAATAAATGCTGATGACGACAGTGCAGTGTGGAGTGAGTTTGACTTGATGTTGTGTTTAGATGCGCTACTGTTGATGAAGTTTTTTCTCAAGCAATGAAAAACCACGTCTGCATTAGTTCATTTACACAAAGTGCTAGTTGAAAACGTTTCCAGTGCATTCATTTACTGAAACTTTAATTTCATTGAACCTTACTGCAGATAACAGCTGTAAATCACTTCATGAGGAACTTGGGCTTCATTTTCCGTatatgtattgtgtgtgtgaatatttgaaCAATGAATGATATCATTGTAATTATCCCTCACAGAATTGTAGCTGCTTTGTGTGATCAGTAATATCAGGGACTGTGGACTCTTGTAGCATATAACAGCATGCCATGGCAGATAACACTTCACTGGCTGGTGAATTTCTGCAGCGACAGATTAAGGCCTTGGTTATTCAGGTCCTGGTaataatttttctctgcatcaacttgttgctcatcataatcttttttcaaaaacagtgcTTCTACACAACTGCACGTtacatcttatttgctgttGCATTGGTGGCAGATAGTTTTGTGTTATTCATTTCTGATGTGCTGCTCATCTTCAGCTATTTTCGTTTTACCATGCAaatttggttgtgtgtcattatctcTATTTTGATTTTTATGTACAGCGTAgtcacaccagtgactctgacagcaatgactctggagcgttatgtggctgtttgtatgccgctgcgtcacggagagctctgctccacacgcAGCACTGTGcactgtatcctcatcattcatggcATCAGCTCTTTGCCCTGTATTGTTATTCtctcaatgttttttgtgtcagcATCTCTCACTCTCTATAAGCAATCTAAGATATGTTCATTAGAAATGTTCAGTCTTTATTTGTGGCATGATCATGTCAGGTCAGCTGTTCAACTGCTCTTCTTCCTGATCATGTGCATCATCATAGTTTTCtcctatgttaaaataatgaaagtggccaaaactgcatcaggagaggataaacAGTCATCAAACAAAGGACTTaagacagtggctcttcatggtttccagctgctgctctgtctcatccagctgttaTGTCCATTTGTAGAGAGCTGGATGTTTCATATTGATTTCAGATTATTTGTTGAAGTCAGATACTTTaattatgtaatgttttttctAGCACCAAGATGTCTGAATCCTCTCATATATGGCCTCAGAAATGAAGCTTTTTCTCAAGCAATGAAAAACTATGTCTGCAttagttcatttaaaagaaacgCTAGCTGAGAAATTCTGCAAATATCAGTTTTAAATCACTCTGTGAGGAACATCCAATATTTATTGTGTGCGTGACTATTTGAAAGGAACAATGAATGATATCACTGTAACTGTCCCTCGCAGAATAGTGGAGTTCCTTTGTGTGATCAGTAATATCAGGGACTGTGGTCTCTTGTAGCATTTTAATCTGGCAACAATTAGGAAGGACTGACTTCTGAAAAGAGAGACTGTGTTTCAGTAAAGATTGCTTTGTCTCAAAGGTATCCTCCGTTTCATTAGAGTTCATTTGTTATTtagaaatgttatgttttttgtgttttgcaaaaCTCATATATATCTTTGCATGCTGTTGAAGCTCTAATCCTAACCCAGTGAGACCACCCTGCCTGCAGCACTCACCCCTCTCTGCAGTGAGTGAGGGAGCATCACATAACCCTGAATGTCCCTCCACATCTTTGACTAAGCTGCAGCCCATCATCCGTCTATACgaccaaagaaatgaaagaagaaaaaaacaaaaccatctctAGCACCACAGTGATGAAGtcaataacaaagaaaaattcattCCAAGCTGAGCTAGAAATCAGAACCTAGATTTATCTACTATCAGCTCCAGGATTGTTATATTtagattatatttttatattcattgttGTGACGGTTTTATTAAAATTCGGTGGTGTTTGTAATGTTCATGATGATCAGGT
It includes:
- the LOC115053141 gene encoding odorant receptor 131-2-like, with the protein product MKDNMITVQLLLIIFLFINLLLIITFFQKECFYTTTRYILFAVTLLSDSLVLFLSDVLAILTQFNIPIHVWLCVIICVVIIVYTTVTPVTLTAMTLERYVAVCMPLHHGELCSTRNTINCILIIHALSSVPSIFIFSTFFGSASLKFYTQYQLCSVEIFMITLWQHHLKAAIYQLQFFIMCIILVFCYVKIMKVAKAASGEDKQSSRKGLRTVALHGFQLLLCLIQLWCPFIEAALFHIDFVVFYYVRYFNYIVFYLTPRCLSPLIYGLRDEIFFHALKSYLSFGLYKGNLI
- the LOC115053143 gene encoding odorant receptor 131-2-like; translated protein: MADNTSLAGEFLQRQIKALVIQVLVIIFLCINLLLIIIFFQKQCFYTTARYILFAVALVADSFVLFISDVLLIFSYFRFTMQIWLCVIISILIFMYSVVTPVTLTAMTLERYVAVCMPLRHGELCSTRSTVHCILIIHGISSLPCIVILSMFFVSASLTLYKQSKICSLEMFSLYLWHDHVRSAVQLLFFLIMCIIIVFSYVKIMKVAKTASGEDKQSSNKGLKTVALHGFQLLLCLIQLLCPFVESWMFHIDFRLFVEVRYFNYVMFFLAPRCLNPLIYGLRNEAFSQAMKNYVCISSFKRNAS